A part of Babylonia areolata isolate BAREFJ2019XMU chromosome 6, ASM4173473v1, whole genome shotgun sequence genomic DNA contains:
- the LOC143283296 gene encoding uncharacterized protein LOC143283296, whose translation MKGFPDDSNIKVDHQPNMVEQTPNYPYHVTFEAVPPVGLLSSTGPFLTADVTNPRELYSILSESRRHGAVFTSVTSSAQPSVRLPPLQSSSESIQFRPLGDQTQHSSYPDLTAFSRQPPVLPQQDPVWRSTSLQDVSSMGMMGGALTGKKLTPIPRSCDTKSPDDPQQEKENVTPGKTDAQLTRDQPLPPIEGKGGVPNIKGTLSSTDVGRLRKGGGVDFQSHSCPPTHRRCIFPRGQPVQVKKPLTPTYDDYPEAYWELRSPTLQDPTDLKEDMIDRDWYRLQQMSLHHLRAVNRDVLTSKLDSYRKWQQTMQEHLPPLVLSTKLDSPRGAGVHPTGALTSRRSWKQHRLSVPVQNHIFMLAPQAIGTSSNPAVKTHDDRMDNAQQEPARQAEVPVPDTDAGQEQEASKENEGEKDSHPKQETSKTANGGEKDIQKQDVKPVKASVVNLYIDPAPKSHTSTSDMLHPGPKKAHNGKRPESDRVGPQQCEQNSLPLQQQQQNGQVAEQLARKLSATSTAQLLSQPLPPSPCSLRPCRHAPSHSANCPHHQRTNCPHHQRTTIQAFGNRQEEERRKETDPEKIQQTPSVR comes from the exons atgAAAGGTTTCCCGGACGACAGCAACATCAAGGTGGATCACCAGCCCAACATGGTGGAACAGACGCCGAACTACCCCTATCACGTGACCTTTGAAGCAGTGCCCCCTGTCGGCCTGCTGTCCTCCACGGGGCCCTTCCTGACTGCTGACGTCACCAACCCACGTGAGCTGTACTCCATTCTGTCCGAATCCAGACGTCACGGCGCTGTGTTCACGTCAGTCACGTCCAGCGCCCAGCCTTCCGTCAGACTGCCGCCTCTGCAGTCCTCGTCCGAG AGCATCCAGTTCCGACCGCTGGGGGATCAGACCCAGCACAGCAGCTACCCGGACCTGACGGCCTTCAGCAGACAGCCCCCAGTCCTCCCCCAGCAGGACCCGGTGTGGCGCTCCACCAGTCTGCAGGACGTCAGCTCCATGGGCATGATGGGCGGCGCGCTGACCGGCAAGAAGCTGACCCCCATCCCCAGGAGCTGCGACACCAAGTCTCCCGACGACCCGCAGCAGGAGAAAGAGAACGTCACGCCTGGGAAGACTGACGCTCAGCTGACGAGGGACCAGCCTCTGCCGCCTATAGAGGGGAAGGGCGGAGTGCCTAACATCAAAGGGACCTTGTCTTCTACTGACGTCGGAAGACTCAGGAAGGGCGGCGGCGTAGACTTTCAGAGCCACTCCTGTCCCCCGACTCACCGACGCTGCATCTTCCCCCGTGGACAACCGGTGCAGGTGAAGAAGCCCCTGACGCCTACCTACGATGACTACCCAGAAGCCTACTGGGAGCTGAGGTCGCCCACGTTGCAGGACCCCACCGACCTGAAAGAGGACATGATTGACCGGGACTGGTACCGCCTGCAGCAGATGTCCCTGCACCACCTGAGGGCCGTGAACCGGGACGTCCTGACCTCCAAACTGGACTCGTACCGGAAGTGGCAGCAGACCATGCAGGAGCATCTGCCGCCTCTGGTACTGTCCACAAAACTGGACTCGCCTCGCGGTGCCGGTGTCCACCCCACTGGTGCCCTGACGTCACGGAGGTCCTGGAAGCAGCACAGGTTGTCGGTGCCCGTTCAGAACCACATCTTCATGTTGGCTCCACAAGCCATCGGTACCTCCAGCAACCCTGCCGTTAAGACACACGACGACAGAATGGACAACGCACAGCAGGAACCTGCACGGCAGGCTGAAGTTCCTGTTCCTGACACAGATGCTGGACAAGAACAGGAAGCATCGAAAGAAAACGAAGGAGAAAAGGATAGTCATCCAAAACAGGAAACGTCCAAAACAGCAAACGGGGGAGAAAAAGACATTCAAAAACAAGACGTGAAACCAGTCAAGGCTTCTGTGGTTAATCTGTACATCGATCCAGCTCCCAAGAGCCACACCAGCACATCCGACATGCTGCACCCAGGGCCAAAGAAAGCCCACAATGGTAAACGCCCCGAATCAGACCGAGTGGGACCCCAGCAGTGTGAGCAGAATTCCCTCcccttgcagcagcagcagcagaacggCCAGGTGGCAGAACAGCTGGCAAGGAAGCTCTCCGCAACCAGCACGGCTCAGCTCCTCTCTCAGCCACTACCTCCCTCCCCGTGTTCCCTCCGCCCCTGccgccacgccccctcccactctGCAAACTGTCCCCACCACCAACGGACAAACTGTCCCCACCACCAACGGACAACAATCCAAGCCTTCggaaacagacaggaagaagaacgCAGGAAGGAAACTGATCCTGAAAAAATTCAACAAACTCCAAGTGTTCGGTGA